From Actinosynnema mirum DSM 43827, a single genomic window includes:
- the cobS gene encoding adenosylcobinamide-GDP ribazoletransferase: MRLALSWLTVLPVRVDDVDRRVARRAITAAPLVGVLLGVVAAVVLLGLSALGAPPLLAGLLVVGGLGLATRGMHLDGLADTADGLGCYGPPERALAVMKDGGAGPFGVVTLIVVLGAEAVALGGVSWGAVVLALTAGRAAFVLCCARGVPAARPEGLGALVAGSQSAGVVVAWWSALAVAGALVDPWRGPLGVALAAAVVFALVGHTRRRFGGVTGDVLGAACEAATLCVLVVCSFG, encoded by the coding sequence GTGAGGCTCGCGCTGTCCTGGCTCACCGTGCTGCCGGTGCGGGTCGACGACGTGGACCGCCGGGTCGCGCGCCGGGCGATCACGGCGGCTCCGCTGGTGGGCGTGCTGCTGGGCGTGGTGGCGGCGGTGGTGCTGCTCGGGTTGTCCGCGCTGGGCGCGCCGCCGCTGCTGGCGGGGTTGCTCGTGGTGGGCGGGCTCGGGCTGGCCACGCGCGGGATGCACTTGGACGGGCTGGCGGACACGGCGGACGGTCTTGGCTGCTACGGGCCGCCGGAGCGGGCGCTGGCCGTGATGAAGGACGGTGGCGCGGGCCCGTTCGGCGTGGTGACGTTGATCGTGGTGCTGGGCGCCGAGGCGGTCGCGCTGGGTGGGGTGTCCTGGGGCGCGGTCGTGCTGGCGTTGACGGCGGGGCGCGCGGCGTTCGTGCTGTGCTGCGCGCGGGGTGTCCCGGCGGCGCGGCCCGAGGGGTTGGGCGCGCTGGTCGCCGGTTCGCAGTCCGCGGGTGTGGTGGTGGCCTGGTGGTCGGCGCTGGCGGTGGCGGGGGCGCTGGTGGATCCGTGGCGCGGTCCGCTGGGTGTGGCGCTCGCGGCGGCCGTCGTGTTCGCGCTGGTCGGGCACACCCGTCGCCGTTTCGGCGGGGTCACCGGTGATGTGCTGGGCGCGGCTTGCGAGGCGGCGACCTTGTGCGTC
- the cobT gene encoding nicotinate-nucleotide--dimethylbenzimidazole phosphoribosyltransferase: MTIEFPPVEAPSESARLEAVARHAALTKPVGSLGRLEDLGAWVAACQGQCPPHPFTRPRVIVFAGDHGVARHGVSAYPSEVTGQMVANFLTGGAAVNVLANVAGATVRVVDVAVDSDTAVGDDKVRRGSGSIDREDALTQEEAERAIELGRRLADDEVDGGADLLIAGDMGIGNTTPAAVLVAALTGTEPVAAVGRGTGVDDNGWMRKTAAIRDALRRARPHTGDPVRLLAVASGADIAAMAGFLAQAAVRRTPVVLDGVVSGAAAVVAEELAPGAREWWVAGHRSAEPSHAIALGHLGLEPLLDFGMRLGEGSGAVAALPLVVMATRVLAEMATFDGAGVTGPA; this comes from the coding sequence GTGACCATCGAGTTCCCGCCCGTGGAGGCCCCCAGTGAGAGCGCGCGCCTGGAGGCCGTCGCCCGCCACGCGGCGCTGACCAAGCCGGTCGGGTCGCTCGGCAGGCTGGAGGACCTCGGCGCGTGGGTCGCGGCCTGCCAGGGCCAGTGCCCGCCCCACCCGTTCACCCGGCCGAGGGTGATCGTCTTCGCGGGCGACCACGGGGTGGCGCGGCACGGCGTGTCGGCCTACCCGAGCGAGGTCACCGGGCAGATGGTGGCGAACTTCCTCACCGGCGGCGCGGCGGTGAACGTGCTGGCGAACGTCGCGGGCGCGACCGTGCGCGTGGTCGACGTGGCGGTGGACTCGGACACGGCGGTCGGCGACGACAAGGTCCGCCGCGGCTCCGGGTCGATCGACCGCGAGGACGCGCTCACCCAGGAGGAGGCCGAGCGCGCCATCGAACTGGGCCGCAGGCTCGCCGACGACGAGGTGGACGGCGGGGCCGACCTGCTGATCGCCGGTGACATGGGCATCGGCAACACCACGCCCGCGGCGGTGCTGGTGGCCGCGCTGACCGGCACCGAGCCGGTCGCGGCGGTCGGCCGGGGCACGGGCGTGGACGACAACGGCTGGATGCGCAAGACCGCCGCGATCCGCGACGCCCTGCGCCGGGCCCGCCCGCACACCGGCGACCCGGTGCGGCTGCTGGCGGTGGCGTCGGGCGCGGACATCGCGGCGATGGCGGGCTTCCTGGCGCAGGCGGCGGTGCGGCGCACCCCGGTGGTGCTGGACGGCGTGGTGAGCGGCGCGGCGGCGGTGGTCGCGGAGGAGCTGGCGCCGGGCGCGCGCGAGTGGTGGGTGGCCGGGCACCGCTCGGCGGAGCCCTCGCACGCGATCGCGCTGGGGCACCTGGGCCTGGAGCCGCTGCTGGACTTCGGGATGCGGCTGGGCGAGGGCTCGGGCGCGGTGGCGGCGCTGCCGCTGGTCGTGATGGCCACGCGGGTGCTGGCGGAGATGGCGACGTTCGACGGCGCGGGCGTCACGGGCCCGGCGTGA
- the cobU gene encoding bifunctional adenosylcobinamide kinase/adenosylcobinamide-phosphate guanylyltransferase, with protein MTLRTLVLGGTRSGKSAHAEGLLTSPDATYVATARRYPDDPDWDARIARHVRSRPASWRTAEVPSGLPALLPSLTGPVIVDDLATWLTNVLDDANAWEGGGADEVEAGCAALVDAVAAVTFRLVLVSAEVGLGVVPSTRSGRLFRDHLGSLNARLAEVCDEVTLVVAGIPLRLREAGGSR; from the coding sequence GTGACTCTTCGGACGCTGGTGCTCGGCGGCACCCGCTCGGGCAAGTCCGCGCACGCCGAGGGCCTGCTGACCAGCCCCGACGCCACCTACGTCGCGACCGCCCGGCGCTACCCCGACGACCCCGACTGGGACGCCCGGATCGCCCGGCACGTGCGCTCCCGCCCCGCCTCGTGGCGCACCGCCGAGGTCCCGTCCGGCCTGCCCGCGCTGCTGCCGTCGCTGACCGGCCCGGTGATCGTCGACGACCTGGCGACCTGGCTCACCAACGTGCTCGACGACGCGAACGCCTGGGAGGGCGGCGGCGCGGACGAGGTCGAGGCCGGGTGCGCCGCGCTGGTCGACGCGGTGGCGGCGGTCACGTTCCGCCTGGTCCTGGTGTCCGCCGAGGTCGGCCTCGGTGTCGTGCCGTCCACCCGCTCTGGCAGGCTCTTCCGCGACCACCTCGGCTCGCTCAACGCGCGGCTGGCCGAGGTCTGCGACGAGGTGACCCTGGTCGTCGCCGGAATCCCACTGCGACTGCGCGAAGCCGGAGGTAGTCGGTGA